The Candidatus Mycolicibacterium alkanivorans genome contains a region encoding:
- the hemC gene encoding hydroxymethylbilane synthase, translating to MTDSDNAVIRIGTRGSLLATTQAGTIRDELIGRGHRAELVVISTEGDRSQLPVAEIGVGVFTAALREAIADGRVDMAVHSYKDLPTAADDRFVIAAIPRREDPRDALVARDGLVLGELPAGSVIGTSSVRRAAQLKALGLGLEIRPLRGNLDTRLNRVSSGDLDAIVVARAGLARLGRLGDVTETLEPVQMLPAPAQGALAVECRAGDAELAALLAELDDPDTRAAVTAERVLLAELEAGCSAPVGAIAEVVESIDDDGRVFEELSLRACVAAADGSDVIRASGVGTPGRSAELGLSVAGELFELGAREVMSTRAP from the coding sequence TTGACCGACAGCGACAACGCGGTCATCAGGATCGGCACCCGGGGCAGCCTGCTGGCGACGACCCAGGCCGGGACCATCAGGGACGAACTCATTGGGCGCGGGCATCGCGCCGAACTGGTCGTCATCAGCACCGAGGGTGACCGCTCGCAGCTGCCGGTTGCCGAGATCGGGGTGGGTGTGTTCACCGCGGCGCTGCGCGAGGCCATCGCCGACGGCCGGGTCGACATGGCCGTGCACTCGTACAAGGATTTGCCGACCGCCGCCGACGACCGGTTCGTCATCGCCGCGATACCGCGCCGTGAGGACCCGCGCGACGCCCTGGTGGCCCGCGACGGGCTCGTCCTGGGAGAGTTGCCGGCGGGCTCGGTGATCGGCACGTCGTCCGTGCGCAGGGCCGCGCAGCTTAAAGCACTGGGTCTCGGTTTGGAAATCCGCCCCCTAAGAGGCAACCTAGACACCAGGTTGAACAGGGTAAGCAGTGGTGATCTCGACGCCATCGTGGTGGCCCGGGCGGGGTTGGCCCGTCTTGGACGACTCGGCGATGTCACCGAGACGCTGGAGCCGGTGCAGATGTTGCCGGCGCCGGCTCAAGGTGCGCTCGCGGTGGAGTGCCGCGCAGGCGACGCCGAGCTCGCGGCGCTGTTGGCGGAGTTGGACGACCCCGACACCCGCGCCGCGGTCACTGCGGAGCGAGTCCTGCTGGCCGAACTGGAGGCCGGTTGTTCGGCACCGGTGGGAGCGATCGCCGAGGTGGTCGAGTCCATCGATGACGACGGCCGCGTCTTCGAGGAGCTGTCACTGCGCGCCTGCGTGGCGGCGGCAGACGGATCCGACGTGATCCGCGCGTCCGGTGTCGGCACGCCCGGCCGGTCCGCAGAGCTGGGGCTCTCGGTGGCCGGGGAGTTGTTCGAACTCGGTGCACGCGAGGTCATGTCGACACGAGCTCCGTGA
- a CDS encoding glutamyl-tRNA reductase, producing MSVLLFGVSHRSAPVSVLEQLSTDESDQVKIIDQVLQSPLVTEAMVLSTCNRVEVYAVVDAFHGGLSAIGQVLAEHSGMSMSDLTKYAYVRYSEAAVEHLFAVASGLDSAVIGEQQVLGQVRRAYATAEANRTVGKILHDLAQRALSVGKRVHSETAIDAAGASVVSVALDIAGSRLDGLTGRTAAVVGAGSMGGLSVAHLVRAGVTHIHVVNRSLPRAQRLVENIREQGIGAEALSLEHLSTALAAADVVVSCTGAVRPVVSLADVYHALAASRRDEATQPLVLCDLGMPRDVDPAVAGLPGVSVVDMDRVQREPSARAAATDAEAARRIVAVEVAAYLAGQRMAEVTPTVTALRQRAADVVEGELLRLENRLPGLDDTQRDEVARTVRRVVDKLLHAPTVRVKQLASAPGGNSYAEALRELFELDPQAVDAVAAGELPLVAPEFDASLPDHTE from the coding sequence GTGAGCGTCCTGCTGTTTGGGGTGTCGCATCGCAGCGCTCCGGTCTCCGTCCTCGAGCAGCTGTCTACCGACGAGTCTGACCAGGTCAAGATCATCGACCAGGTGCTCCAATCTCCGTTGGTGACCGAAGCCATGGTGCTGTCGACCTGCAACCGGGTCGAGGTCTACGCCGTGGTCGACGCCTTCCACGGCGGTCTGTCGGCGATCGGCCAAGTGCTCGCCGAGCACTCCGGCATGTCGATGAGCGATCTGACCAAGTACGCCTACGTTCGCTACAGCGAGGCCGCTGTCGAGCACCTCTTCGCGGTGGCCAGCGGTCTGGACAGTGCGGTCATCGGCGAACAGCAGGTGCTGGGCCAGGTTCGCCGCGCCTACGCCACCGCCGAGGCCAATCGCACCGTCGGCAAGATCCTGCACGACCTGGCCCAGCGTGCCCTGTCGGTCGGCAAGCGGGTGCATTCCGAGACCGCCATCGACGCCGCAGGCGCCAGCGTGGTGTCGGTTGCCCTGGACATCGCCGGCTCCCGTCTTGACGGGCTCACGGGTCGCACGGCCGCGGTGGTCGGCGCCGGTTCGATGGGCGGACTGTCGGTTGCGCACCTGGTACGCGCCGGCGTCACCCACATCCACGTCGTCAACCGTTCGCTGCCGCGCGCCCAGCGGTTGGTCGAGAACATCCGGGAGCAGGGCATCGGCGCCGAGGCCCTCTCGCTCGAGCACCTGTCCACCGCGCTGGCCGCCGCCGACGTGGTGGTCAGCTGCACCGGCGCGGTCCGGCCGGTGGTGTCGCTGGCCGATGTGTACCACGCGCTGGCCGCTAGCCGGCGCGACGAGGCCACCCAGCCGCTGGTGTTGTGCGACCTGGGTATGCCCCGCGACGTCGACCCCGCCGTTGCCGGTCTGCCCGGCGTCTCGGTCGTCGACATGGACCGGGTGCAGCGCGAACCGTCGGCCCGTGCCGCCGCCACCGACGCCGAGGCCGCCCGCCGGATCGTTGCAGTAGAGGTTGCTGCCTACCTGGCCGGGCAGCGGATGGCCGAGGTCACCCCGACCGTCACCGCCCTTCGGCAACGCGCCGCCGACGTCGTCGAGGGCGAGCTGCTGCGGCTGGAGAACCGGTTGCCGGGGCTGGACGACACCCAGCGCGACGAGGTGGCACGCACCGTGCGCCGGGTGGTCGACAAGCTGCTGCATGCCCCCACGGTGCGGGTCAAGCAGCTGGCCAGCGCACCTGGCGGCAACAGCTACGCCGAAGCGTTGCGTGAACTCTTCGAACTCGATCCGCAGGCCGTCGACGCCGTGGCGGCAGGCGAACTACCGCTCGTGGCACCGGAATTCGACGCCAGCCTGCCCGACCACACCGAGTAG
- a CDS encoding glutaredoxin family protein, which produces MSRRHVELLTRAGCTLCHRVYDRLTELSAELDFDLSSTDVDAAAAAGNSALRAEFGDRLPVVLLDGREHSYWDIDEARLRADLALG; this is translated from the coding sequence GTGAGCCGCCGACATGTCGAACTGCTGACCCGCGCCGGGTGCACCCTTTGCCACCGGGTATACGACCGGCTGACCGAGCTGTCCGCCGAGCTGGATTTCGACCTGTCCAGCACCGATGTCGACGCCGCTGCGGCCGCTGGGAACTCGGCACTGCGGGCCGAATTCGGCGACCGGTTGCCCGTCGTTCTGCTCGACGGCCGTGAGCACAGCTACTGGGATATCGACGAGGCGCGGCTGCGGGCCGATTTAGCGCTCGGGTGA
- a CDS encoding HAD family hydrolase, which translates to MGSGDHDEELADSEAGRASAQRAVDDLISEQASAVAREASIAANREPGPEAIHQPTPPPTDLTAAAFFDVDNTLVHGSSLVHFGRGLAARKYFTYSDMWKFLYAQAKFQLTGRENSDDVAEGRRKALAFIEGRSTAELVALGEEIYDDIIADKIWPGTRALAQMHLEAGQQVWLVTATPYELAETIAKRLGFTGALGTVAESQNGVFTGRLVGDILHGVGKAHAVRQLAIREGLNLKRCTAYSDSYNDVPMLSLVGTAVAINPDADLRELARERGWEIRDFRTARKAARIGVPSALALGAVGGALAAAVSRRHEHR; encoded by the coding sequence ATGGGTTCCGGGGACCATGACGAGGAGCTCGCGGACTCCGAAGCCGGACGGGCCAGCGCGCAGCGTGCCGTCGATGACCTGATCAGCGAGCAGGCCAGCGCGGTCGCGCGCGAGGCCAGCATCGCGGCCAACCGTGAACCGGGCCCCGAAGCGATCCACCAGCCCACTCCGCCGCCCACCGACCTGACCGCGGCAGCGTTCTTCGACGTCGACAACACCCTGGTCCACGGCTCGTCGCTGGTGCACTTCGGCCGCGGCCTGGCCGCGCGGAAGTACTTCACCTACTCCGACATGTGGAAGTTCCTCTACGCACAGGCCAAGTTCCAGCTGACCGGCCGGGAGAACAGCGACGACGTGGCCGAAGGCCGGCGCAAAGCACTGGCCTTCATCGAGGGTCGCTCGACCGCGGAGCTGGTGGCCCTCGGCGAGGAGATCTATGACGACATCATCGCCGATAAGATCTGGCCTGGCACCAGGGCGCTGGCGCAGATGCATCTCGAAGCCGGCCAGCAGGTGTGGCTGGTCACCGCGACGCCCTACGAGCTGGCGGAGACCATCGCCAAGCGGCTGGGCTTCACCGGCGCGCTGGGCACCGTCGCGGAGTCGCAGAACGGGGTGTTCACCGGACGGCTGGTGGGCGATATCCTGCACGGTGTCGGCAAGGCGCACGCGGTGCGGCAGCTGGCCATCCGCGAGGGACTCAACCTCAAGCGCTGTACGGCCTACTCCGACAGCTACAACGACGTGCCGATGCTGTCGCTGGTCGGCACCGCGGTCGCCATCAACCCCGACGCCGACCTGCGTGAGCTGGCCCGCGAACGCGGCTGGGAGATCCGCGATTTCCGGACCGCGCGCAAGGCGGCCCGCATCGGGGTGCCCTCGGCGCTGGCGCTCGGCGCGGTCGGCGGTGCGCTGGCCGCGGCGGTGTCCCGTCGGCACGAGCACCGCTGA
- a CDS encoding FAS1-like dehydratase domain-containing protein, whose amino-acid sequence MSIASEIIGTHFRYPDYYLVGREKIREFAKVIQSEDPLHFSEEAAAAAGYPDLVAPLTFIAIAGRQVQLEIFRNFDVGINLARVIHRDQKIQFHRPIIAGDKLFFDSWLDSVIESHGTVISELRSEVTDAEGKPVMTTVVTMIGEANSDEETNAQVAAIAAAAMRR is encoded by the coding sequence ATGTCCATCGCCAGCGAGATCATCGGAACTCACTTCCGCTACCCGGACTACTATCTGGTCGGACGCGAGAAGATTCGCGAATTCGCCAAGGTGATCCAGAGCGAAGACCCGCTGCACTTCAGCGAGGAGGCGGCCGCAGCCGCCGGCTACCCCGACCTGGTGGCTCCGCTGACGTTCATCGCGATCGCGGGCCGTCAGGTGCAGCTGGAGATCTTCCGCAATTTCGACGTCGGCATCAATTTGGCCCGTGTCATTCACCGCGACCAGAAGATCCAATTCCACCGGCCGATCATCGCCGGCGACAAATTGTTCTTCGACTCCTGGCTGGATTCGGTGATCGAATCGCATGGCACCGTCATCAGTGAATTGCGCAGCGAAGTCACCGACGCCGAGGGCAAACCGGTGATGACGACAGTGGTGACCATGATCGGCGAGGCCAACAGCGACGAGGAGACCAACGCTCAGGTCGCCGCGATCGCCGCGGCGGCGATGCGTCGCTGA
- a CDS encoding lysophospholipid acyltransferase family protein yields MAGESKAKVIPLHSNSSRAAAARRAEAARRHPSLASESGSRASADDIAAVVREIDGRRGAAGVGRDDDEPNELAQRISAVADFFRKRLTGDYTVDEFGFDPQFNNAIVLPLLRFFFDNWFRAEVSGIENLPANGAGLLVANHAGTLPFDGLMLSVAVHDHHPQRRDLRLLAADVVFDMPMLGPIARKAGHTMACTIDAHRLLAGGELTAVFPEGYKGLGKHFRDRYKLQRFGRGGFVSAALHTGAPIIPCSIVGSEEIYPMLADVKLLARVLGLPYFPITPLFPLAGPAGLVPLPSKWHIAFGTPIETADYDESAADDPMVTFELTDQVRETIQQTLYQLLAQRRNMFFG; encoded by the coding sequence GTGGCGGGTGAATCAAAGGCGAAAGTGATTCCGCTGCATTCGAATTCGAGTCGAGCGGCGGCGGCTCGGCGCGCCGAGGCTGCGCGCCGACATCCCTCGTTGGCCTCCGAGTCCGGTTCCCGCGCCTCGGCCGACGACATCGCAGCCGTAGTCCGCGAAATCGACGGGCGCCGCGGCGCCGCCGGTGTGGGCCGCGACGACGACGAGCCGAATGAACTCGCGCAACGAATTTCGGCGGTCGCCGATTTCTTCCGGAAGCGCCTCACCGGTGATTACACCGTTGACGAATTCGGCTTCGACCCGCAGTTCAACAACGCAATCGTGCTGCCTTTGCTGCGTTTCTTTTTCGACAATTGGTTCCGCGCCGAGGTCAGCGGCATCGAGAATTTGCCGGCGAACGGCGCCGGCCTCTTGGTCGCCAACCACGCCGGGACGCTGCCGTTCGACGGCCTGATGCTCTCGGTCGCGGTACACGACCACCACCCCCAGCGTCGCGACCTGCGCCTGCTGGCCGCGGACGTGGTCTTCGACATGCCGATGCTCGGCCCGATCGCGCGCAAGGCCGGGCACACTATGGCGTGCACCATTGACGCGCACCGGTTGCTGGCCGGCGGCGAGCTCACCGCGGTGTTCCCGGAGGGCTACAAGGGGCTGGGCAAGCACTTCCGGGACCGCTACAAGCTGCAGCGGTTCGGCCGCGGCGGGTTCGTCTCGGCGGCCCTGCACACCGGGGCGCCGATCATCCCGTGCTCGATCGTCGGCTCGGAGGAGATCTACCCGATGCTGGCCGACGTGAAGCTGCTGGCGCGTGTGCTGGGGCTGCCGTACTTTCCGATCACGCCGTTGTTCCCGCTGGCCGGTCCGGCCGGGCTGGTGCCGCTTCCGTCCAAGTGGCACATCGCATTCGGCACACCGATCGAGACTGCCGATTACGACGAGTCGGCGGCCGACGATCCGATGGTCACCTTCGAACTCACCGACCAGGTGCGCGAGACCATTCAGCAGACGCTGTATCAGCTGTTGGCTCAGCGTCGCAACATGTTCTTCGGCTGA
- a CDS encoding SDR family oxidoreductase: protein MDSGGTDTDAPHYPKVVLVTGAGRFLGGYLTARLAQNPMINKVIAIDAIAPSKDLLRRMGRAEFVRADVRNPFISKVIRNGDVDTVVHAAAASYAPRSGGRATLKEINVMGAMQLFAACQKAPSVRRVILKSTSEVYGSHPHDPVVYTEDSSSRRPLAEGFARDSIDIEGYARGLGRRRPDITVTILRLANMIGPAMDTALSRYLAGPLVPTVLGHDARLQLLHEQDALGALERATMAGRSGTFNIGADGIIMMSQAIRRSGRISLPVPSLAVGVLDSLRKATGNSELNRDAMQWLSYGRVMDTTRMRTELAFAPKWTTVEAFDDYVRGRGLTPIIDPKWVRSVERRAVAVAQRWGG from the coding sequence ATGGACTCCGGCGGCACCGACACCGATGCGCCGCACTACCCCAAGGTCGTGCTGGTCACCGGTGCCGGCCGGTTTCTCGGGGGCTACCTGACCGCGCGCCTGGCGCAGAACCCGATGATCAACAAGGTCATCGCCATCGACGCCATCGCGCCCAGCAAGGATCTGCTGCGCCGGATGGGTCGGGCCGAGTTCGTCCGAGCCGACGTCCGGAACCCATTCATCTCCAAGGTGATTCGTAATGGGGACGTCGATACCGTGGTGCACGCCGCCGCGGCGTCCTACGCCCCGCGCTCCGGCGGTCGCGCCACGTTGAAAGAGATCAACGTGATGGGCGCCATGCAGCTGTTCGCGGCCTGCCAGAAGGCGCCCTCGGTGCGCCGGGTGATCCTGAAGTCCACCTCTGAGGTCTACGGGTCACACCCACACGACCCGGTGGTCTACACCGAGGACAGCAGCAGCCGTCGCCCGCTGGCCGAGGGCTTCGCGCGCGACAGCATCGACATCGAGGGCTACGCCCGCGGCCTGGGCCGGCGCCGGCCCGATATCACGGTGACCATCCTGCGGCTGGCCAACATGATCGGCCCGGCGATGGACACCGCGCTCTCGCGCTACCTGGCCGGCCCACTGGTGCCCACCGTGCTCGGCCACGACGCCCGCCTGCAACTGCTGCACGAACAGGACGCACTCGGGGCGCTCGAGCGCGCGACGATGGCCGGCAGGTCCGGCACGTTCAACATCGGCGCAGACGGAATCATCATGATGTCGCAGGCGATCCGCCGTTCCGGGCGCATTTCGCTTCCCGTGCCGAGTTTGGCCGTCGGGGTACTGGATTCGTTGCGGAAGGCGACCGGGAACTCCGAACTCAACCGCGACGCGATGCAATGGCTGAGTTATGGCCGGGTGATGGATACGACACGGATGCGAACCGAGTTGGCCTTCGCTCCGAAATGGACCACCGTGGAGGCATTCGACGACTATGTGCGCGGCCGGGGTTTGACCCCGATCATCGACCCGAAATGGGTACGCTCGGTGGAACGTCGCGCGGTAGCCGTCGCGCAGCGCTGGGGCGGCTGA
- a CDS encoding 30S ribosomal protein bS22 — protein sequence MGSVIKKRRKRMSKKKHRKLLRRTRVQRRKLGK from the coding sequence ATGGGTTCAGTCATCAAGAAGCGGCGTAAGCGCATGTCGAAGAAGAAGCACCGCAAGCTGCTGCGTCGTACCCGGGTCCAGCGCAGAAAACTGGGCAAGTAG
- a CDS encoding helix-turn-helix domain-containing protein, producing MTSTNGPSARDAAGGKSARDAGGADGQPVAAAQFLTVAEVAALMRVSKMTVYRLVHNGELPAVRVGRSFRVHAKAVHDLLETSYFDAG from the coding sequence ATGACGTCTACCAACGGGCCATCGGCGCGGGACGCGGCTGGCGGAAAATCGGCGCGTGATGCCGGTGGCGCTGACGGTCAGCCGGTCGCCGCAGCTCAATTTCTCACCGTCGCCGAAGTGGCCGCGCTGATGCGCGTCAGCAAGATGACGGTCTACCGGCTCGTGCACAACGGGGAGCTGCCCGCCGTCCGGGTCGGCCGTTCGTTCCGGGTGCACGCCAAGGCTGTCCACGACCTGCTGGAGACGTCGTACTTCGACGCGGGATGA
- the proC gene encoding pyrroline-5-carboxylate reductase, with protein sequence MARIAIIGGGSMGEALLAGLLRAGRQVKDLVVVERSPERARYLADMYSVRVASVAEAVETAGFVIVAVKPADAEAVVGKIADVVAQAESNSVEQVFVSVVAGVTIGFYESRLPAGSPVVRVMPNAPALVGAGVSALTAGRFATPEHLADVSALLECVGEVLTVPESQLDAVTAVSGSGPAYFFLFVEALVDAAVANGLNRAAATDLAVQTMAGSAAMLLDRIDSERTAGADAGLDTTPARLRAVVTSPGGTTAAGLRELERGGLRAAVTAAIDAAKTRSEQLGITSE encoded by the coding sequence ATGGCCAGAATCGCGATCATCGGTGGCGGCAGTATGGGCGAGGCGCTCCTTGCGGGGTTGCTCCGGGCGGGTCGTCAGGTCAAGGACCTCGTTGTCGTCGAGCGGTCGCCCGAGCGCGCCCGCTACTTGGCTGACATGTACTCGGTGCGGGTGGCCAGCGTGGCCGAGGCGGTCGAGACCGCTGGCTTCGTGATCGTCGCCGTCAAACCGGCCGACGCGGAGGCCGTCGTCGGCAAGATCGCCGATGTGGTCGCCCAGGCCGAGAGCAACAGCGTCGAGCAGGTCTTCGTCTCGGTGGTGGCCGGGGTGACGATCGGCTTCTACGAGTCGCGCCTGCCCGCGGGCTCCCCGGTGGTCCGGGTGATGCCCAATGCCCCGGCACTGGTCGGTGCCGGCGTCAGCGCGCTGACCGCGGGCCGCTTCGCCACCCCCGAGCACCTTGCCGACGTCTCGGCGTTGCTCGAGTGCGTGGGCGAGGTCCTGACGGTCCCGGAAAGTCAGCTCGACGCGGTCACGGCGGTGTCCGGATCGGGGCCGGCGTACTTCTTCCTTTTCGTCGAGGCACTGGTCGACGCCGCGGTCGCCAACGGGCTCAACAGGGCGGCTGCGACGGACCTGGCGGTGCAGACGATGGCAGGTTCGGCGGCGATGCTGCTCGACCGCATCGACAGCGAGCGAACTGCGGGGGCCGACGCCGGACTGGACACCACCCCGGCCCGGCTGCGGGCCGTCGTGACCTCGCCGGGTGGCACCACCGCCGCTGGCCTGCGCGAATTGGAGCGGGGAGGGTTGCGTGCCGCTGTCACCGCGGCCATCGACGCCGCAAAAACCCGCTCTGAGCAGCTAGGAATTACATCAGAGTAG
- a CDS encoding sugar phosphate isomerase/epimerase family protein: MRPAIKVGLSTASVYPLRTEAAFEYAAELGYDGVELMVWAEAVSQDIGAIAKLSRRYNMPVLSVHAPCLLISQRVWGANPISKLTRSVQAAERLGALTVVVHPPFRWQRRYAEGFSEQVAELETRSEVMVAVENMFPFRADRFFGSGQPSIERMRKRGGHPGVGVSAFAPSYDPLDGNHAHYTLDLSHTATAGTDALEMADRMGAGLVHLHLCDGSGASTDEHLVPGRGNQPTVGVCQMLAGSDFAGHVILEVTTSGARTKAEREALLTESLQFARTHLLR, encoded by the coding sequence GTGCGCCCAGCTATCAAGGTCGGCCTCTCGACGGCCTCGGTCTATCCGCTGAGGACCGAGGCCGCTTTCGAGTACGCCGCCGAACTCGGTTACGACGGCGTCGAGCTGATGGTGTGGGCCGAAGCGGTCAGCCAGGACATCGGCGCGATCGCCAAGCTCTCCCGGCGCTACAACATGCCGGTTCTGTCGGTGCACGCGCCGTGTCTGCTGATCTCGCAGCGAGTGTGGGGCGCCAACCCGATCTCGAAGCTGACCCGCAGCGTGCAGGCCGCCGAGCGGCTCGGCGCGCTGACCGTCGTGGTGCATCCGCCGTTCCGCTGGCAGCGCCGCTACGCGGAGGGATTCAGCGAGCAGGTCGCCGAACTCGAGACGCGCAGCGAGGTGATGGTCGCGGTGGAGAACATGTTCCCGTTCCGCGCCGACCGCTTCTTCGGCTCGGGTCAGCCCTCGATCGAGCGGATGCGCAAACGCGGCGGCCACCCCGGTGTGGGGGTCTCGGCCTTCGCGCCGTCCTACGACCCCCTGGACGGCAACCACGCGCACTACACGCTGGACCTCTCCCACACCGCTACGGCGGGCACCGACGCGCTCGAGATGGCCGACAGGATGGGCGCAGGGCTGGTGCACCTGCATCTGTGCGACGGCAGCGGCGCGTCCACCGACGAGCACCTGGTGCCCGGCCGCGGCAACCAGCCCACCGTCGGGGTGTGCCAGATGCTGGCCGGCAGCGACTTCGCCGGCCACGTGATCCTCGAGGTGACAACCTCCGGGGCGCGCACCAAAGCCGAACGTGAGGCGCTGCTGACGGAGTCGTTGCAGTTCGCGCGCACCCACCTGTTGCGCTGA
- a CDS encoding Ppx/GppA phosphatase family protein codes for MRLGVLDVGSNTVHLLVVDAHRGGHPTPMSSTKASLRLAEAIDDSGRLTRRGAHKLIDTVAEFAKIAASSGCADLMAFATSAVRDAKNSEEVLARVQAETGVNLQVLSGANESRLTFLAVRRWYGWSAGRIINVDIGGGSLELSNGVDEAPEVALSLPLGAGRLTREWLPDDPPGRRRVAMLRDWLDNEVAEASAAVLAAGAPDLAVATSKTFRSLARLTGAAPSGAGPRVKRTLTANGLRQLISFISRMTTADRAELEGVSAERAPQIVAGALVAEASMRALSLEYVDICPWALREGIILRRLDSEADGTALVETSVGDAGSHDSDRSTAARSRGTR; via the coding sequence GTGCGATTAGGCGTGCTCGACGTGGGCAGCAATACGGTTCATCTGCTCGTGGTGGATGCGCATCGCGGCGGTCACCCCACCCCGATGAGTTCCACCAAGGCCAGCCTGCGTCTCGCTGAGGCGATCGACGACTCCGGCAGGCTCACCCGCCGAGGCGCCCACAAGCTGATCGACACCGTCGCCGAATTCGCCAAGATCGCCGCCAGCTCCGGCTGCGCAGACCTGATGGCGTTCGCCACCTCGGCGGTCCGCGACGCCAAGAATTCTGAAGAGGTACTCGCCCGGGTACAGGCCGAGACCGGGGTGAACCTGCAGGTGCTCTCCGGTGCCAACGAGTCGCGGCTGACGTTCCTGGCGGTGCGCCGCTGGTACGGCTGGAGTGCCGGGCGCATCATCAACGTCGATATCGGTGGCGGCTCCCTGGAGCTGTCCAACGGCGTCGACGAGGCCCCCGAGGTCGCCCTCTCGCTGCCGCTGGGCGCGGGCCGGCTGACCCGCGAGTGGCTGCCCGACGATCCGCCGGGCCGGCGCCGGGTGGCCATGCTGCGCGACTGGCTGGACAACGAGGTCGCCGAGGCCAGCGCCGCCGTGCTCGCTGCCGGTGCGCCCGATCTGGCCGTGGCGACCTCCAAGACGTTCCGATCGCTGGCCAGGCTCACCGGAGCGGCCCCGTCGGGTGCCGGGCCACGGGTCAAGCGGACGCTGACGGCCAACGGTTTGAGGCAACTCATATCTTTCATCTCTAGGATGACCACGGCAGATCGTGCCGAGTTGGAAGGAGTCAGCGCCGAGCGGGCGCCACAGATCGTGGCGGGTGCTCTGGTGGCGGAGGCGAGTATGCGAGCACTGTCGTTGGAATACGTCGACATCTGCCCGTGGGCGCTGCGGGAGGGCATCATCCTGCGCCGACTCGACAGTGAAGCCGATGGAACCGCCTTGGTGGAAACGTCCGTGGGGGATGCTGGAAGCCACGATTCTGATCGGTCGACTGCCGCCCGATCGAGAGGCACACGATGA